A region from the Triticum urartu cultivar G1812 chromosome 1, Tu2.1, whole genome shotgun sequence genome encodes:
- the LOC125551093 gene encoding uncharacterized protein LOC125551093 has translation MDLEANSELIFGEEFCFPANATYYPTPYGPTGITLPAELYEHQAIWRCGDQDLHYLGQQAEGTSYSYYVVPDYGIAHSPRGPYPSEHCTIADGRFARSREYLAKTADIACHQPVPIPHYDVLPPAAQWGPASTSQTLTFNDSLFIPTDQGQSFPVVPKKGITWNPSLQSTSVSSKKFENHAMLSTVQLHSTDSWKQNLAAGSRTMVPAKLRRALQASRHSLHGGVPPVKSSPQTNPSYNYNASHVGSDLRKMAMAEKFQPSSKPRSHVNGLTGKLSSVCWPNLSKEKQPRGSTSSEIVATSYTSKLHIGNPEGKIIIKTDQYNRDDFEVVYPNAKFFVIKSWGEANVHKSIKYGVWSSGLQGNKKLDSAFRDAQMIAASSSTLCPVFLFFSVNESNHFCGVAEMVGPVDFQKDMDFWSMDRWVGSFPVRWHIIKNIPNVALKCILLRNNEDKPVTSSKNTQEVHYVPGTSMLRIFKGSKTNGCLLDCFTMYEAEEARGRKCRMSKLRRDAPRFIPVPKLSLRHAYVPRQPKADRILMDRIIRETHDLAGKGMQQSSWEESGNLARYSATASAQKENRSYGKPAREDVVKAIIYQQPLASNMPAAPAGGQLTWEKVEVGPVEKDRPQTAANISSKAPEENPTEVNNALVHSASSSTPETIYEEKKIIGEHCARAVSPPMSEACSSCLIGDVLRIGSMLVPMKMPN, from the exons ATGGATCTTGAGGCAAACTCTGAGCTCATATTTGGAGAGGAATTCTGCTTTCCTGCTAACGCAACTTACTATCCGACTCCATATGGTCCAACTG GAATTACTCTGCCTGCTGAGTTGTATGAGCACCAGGCAATTTGGAGATGTGGTGATCAAGATCTACATTACTTG GGCCAACAGGCTGAAGGCACATCATACTCGTATTATGTTGTCCCTGACTATGGGATTGCACATTCTCCCCGTGGCCCTTACCCTTCAGAACATTGTACCATAGCTGATGGCAGGTTTGCTAGATCCCGAGAGTATCTTGCTAAGACTGCTGACATCGCATGCCACCAACCAGTTCCTATACCCCACTATGATGTTCTTCCACCTGCTGCACAGTGGGGCCCAGCTAGCACGTCGCAAACTCTTACGTTCAATGATAGTCTGTTCATCCCCACTGATCAAGGCCAAAGTTTCCCTGTTGTTCCAAAAAAGGGTATTACATGGAATCCGTCTCTACAATCAACTAGTGTTTCTTCAAAGAAATTCGAAAACCATGCTATGCTATCAACAGTACAACTGCATAGTACAGATTCATGGAAGCAAAATCTAGCAGCTGGAAGTCGAACTATGGTACCTGCTAAACTTCGCCGTGCTCTACAG GCATCACGGCACTCTCTACATGGGGGAGTTCCTCCTGTCAAGTCCTCGCCGCAGACTAATCCATCATACAACTATAATGCTTCACATGTTGGATCAGACCTCCGTAAGATGGCCATGGCTGAGAAATTCCAACCAAGCTCAAAGCCAAGAAGCCATGTAAATGGTTTAACTGGAAAGTTGAGTTCAGTGTGTTGGCCGAACTTAAGTAAAGAAAAACAGCCAAGAGGTTCGACGTCGTCAGAAATAGTTGCCACATCCTATACATCAAAGCTGCATATTGGCAATCCAGAGGGGAAAATCATCATTAAGACTGATCAATATAACAGAGACGATTTCGAGGTGGTGTATCCCAATGCAAAATTCTTTGTTATCAAGTCTTGGGGCGAGGCAAATGTTCACAAATCCATCAAATATGGTGTCTGGTCGAGTGGTCTTCAGGGAAACAAGAAGCTGGATAGTGCATTTAGAGATGCTCAAATGATAGCTGCAAGCAGTTCTACCTTGTGTCCAGTTTTTCTGTTCTTTTCG GTCAATGAAAGTAACCATTTCTGTGGTGTTGCTGAGATGGTTGGTCCTGTTGATTTTCAAAAAGACATGGACTTTTGGAGCATGGATAGGTGGGTTGGAAGCTTTCCTGTGAGGTGGCACATTATAAAGAATATACCAAACGTCGCCTTGAAATGTATCTTGCTGCGGAACAATGAAGATAAGCCTGTCACCTCCAGCAAAAATACACAAGAG GTACACTATGTTCCCGGAACTAGTATGCTCAGGATCTTCAAAGGTTCAAAAACAAATGGATGTCTGCTTGATTGCTTCACAATGTATGAGGCGGAAGAAGCAAGAGGCAGAAAATGCAGGATGTCCAAGCTTAGGCGTGATGCTCCACGTTTCATACCTGTCCCTAAGCTGTCTCTGCGCCATGCCTACGTTCCTCGGCAGCCCAAAGCTGACAGAATACTGATGGACAGAATTATCAGGGAGACGCACGATCTGGCAGGCAAGGGAATGCAGCAGAGCTCATGGGAAGAATCTGGGAACCTGGCTAGATATTCTGCCACGGCATCTGCACAGAAAGAAAACCGTAGCTATGGAAAACCGGCTCGTGAGGATGTGGTGAAAGCTATAATATACCAGCAGCCCCTAGCTTCAAACATGCCGGCTGCTCCGGCTGGAGGACAACTAACCTGGGAGAAGGTTGAAGTCGGGCCAGTTGAAAAAGACCGCCCACAAACTGCTGCCAACATCTCATCAAAAGCACCTGAAGAGAATCCAACTGAAGTTAACAATGCCTTGGTGCACAGTGCATCATCATCAACTCCAGAGACGATTTATGAAGAAAAGAAGATCATTGGGGAACACTGTGCTCGAGCAGTCAGTCCTCCTATGAGTGAAGCCTGCTCAAGTTGCTTGATTGGTGATGTTCTGCGCATTGGTTCGATGCTGGTCCCGATGAAGATGCCCAACTAA